The Clostridioides sp. ES-S-0010-02 genome window below encodes:
- the fdhF gene encoding formate dehydrogenase subunit alpha, translated as MEKKILTVCPYCGAGCQLYLVVKDNKILKAEPADGRTNQGSLCLKGRYGWDFLNDPKILTPRLKKPMIRKQGVLEEVEWDEAISYTASRLNEIKEKYGPDSIMGTGSARGPGNEANYIMQKFMRATIGTNNVDHCARVUHAPSVAGLAYSLGSGAMSNSIPEIENADVLFIFGYNGADSHPIVANRIIKAKKNGAKLIVTDPRLTESARIADIHLPIKGGTNMVLVNAFGNVLIEEGLYNKDFVQNHTQGFDEYKEIVKPYTAKYAEKLTGIPEELIRRAMREYAKGKKAMILYGMGVCQFGQAVDVVKGLASIALLTGNFGRESVGIGPVRGQNNVQGACDMGALPNVYPGYQNVTDDKIREKFENAWGVKLSPNNGYSLTQVPNLVLKEKKLKAYYIFGEDPVQSDPDASEVREALDELEFVVVQDIFMNKTALHADVILPATSWGEHDGVYTCADRGFQLMRKAIEPQGDVKPDWQIISEISTAMGYPMNYKNTREIWDELRALCPNFLGATYEKIEAQGSVQWPCKSESMEDKGTMYLYEGQKFSTPNGRGNLFAAEWRPPMEVEDDEYPFSLCTVREVGHYSVRTMTGNCRTLSSLEDEPGRVQINCNDADRLGIEDDELVRISSRRGSVITRATVTDRVKEGATYMTYQWWVGACNELTIANLDPISKTPEYKYCAVKLEKLDDQELAEKCVREEYQSLKDKMTATNV; from the coding sequence ATGGAGAAGAAAATTTTAACAGTTTGTCCATACTGTGGAGCTGGATGCCAATTATATCTAGTAGTAAAAGATAACAAGATATTAAAAGCGGAGCCAGCTGATGGTAGAACAAATCAAGGAAGTTTATGTTTAAAAGGTCGTTATGGATGGGATTTTCTAAATGACCCTAAAATTTTAACACCTAGGCTAAAAAAACCAATGATAAGAAAACAAGGTGTGTTAGAAGAGGTTGAATGGGATGAAGCTATAAGTTATACAGCTTCAAGATTAAACGAAATTAAAGAAAAATATGGTCCTGATTCTATTATGGGAACAGGCTCTGCAAGAGGGCCTGGTAATGAAGCAAATTATATAATGCAAAAATTTATGAGAGCTACAATAGGAACTAATAATGTTGACCATTGTGCTCGTGTCTGACATGCACCATCTGTAGCCGGTCTGGCTTACTCATTAGGTAGTGGTGCAATGTCTAATTCTATACCAGAAATAGAAAACGCAGATGTTTTATTCATATTTGGATATAATGGAGCAGATTCACATCCAATAGTTGCAAATAGAATAATTAAAGCTAAGAAAAATGGAGCTAAGTTAATTGTTACTGACCCTAGATTAACTGAGTCTGCAAGAATTGCTGATATACATCTACCTATAAAGGGTGGAACAAATATGGTTTTAGTAAATGCTTTTGGAAACGTTTTAATAGAAGAAGGTCTTTACAATAAAGACTTTGTTCAAAACCATACACAAGGATTTGATGAGTACAAAGAAATTGTTAAACCATATACAGCTAAATATGCTGAGAAGCTGACAGGAATTCCAGAAGAACTTATAAGAAGAGCTATGAGAGAATATGCAAAAGGTAAGAAGGCAATGATACTTTATGGAATGGGTGTCTGCCAATTTGGTCAAGCTGTTGATGTAGTTAAAGGGCTTGCATCAATTGCTCTACTTACAGGTAATTTTGGTAGAGAAAGCGTTGGAATAGGACCTGTACGTGGACAAAATAATGTTCAAGGAGCTTGTGATATGGGGGCTCTTCCTAATGTATATCCTGGTTATCAAAATGTAACTGATGATAAGATAAGAGAAAAATTTGAAAATGCTTGGGGAGTAAAGTTATCTCCTAATAATGGATATAGTTTAACTCAAGTTCCAAATTTAGTGTTAAAAGAGAAGAAGCTTAAAGCTTATTATATATTTGGGGAAGACCCAGTACAAAGTGACCCAGATGCATCAGAAGTTAGAGAAGCTTTAGATGAGTTAGAGTTTGTTGTTGTTCAAGATATATTTATGAATAAGACAGCACTTCATGCTGATGTTATACTTCCAGCTACTTCTTGGGGCGAACATGATGGAGTATATACATGTGCAGATAGAGGATTCCAATTGATGAGAAAAGCTATAGAGCCACAAGGAGATGTAAAACCAGACTGGCAAATTATAAGTGAAATTTCTACAGCAATGGGATATCCTATGAACTACAAAAATACTAGAGAAATATGGGATGAACTAAGAGCATTATGTCCAAATTTCTTAGGCGCTACTTATGAAAAAATAGAGGCTCAAGGTTCTGTTCAATGGCCTTGTAAGAGTGAAAGTATGGAAGACAAAGGAACTATGTATCTATATGAAGGACAAAAATTCTCTACTCCTAATGGAAGAGGTAATTTATTTGCTGCAGAATGGAGACCTCCTATGGAAGTTGAAGATGATGAGTATCCATTTAGTTTATGTACTGTGAGAGAAGTTGGTCACTATTCAGTAAGAACTATGACTGGTAACTGTAGAACACTTAGTTCATTAGAAGATGAGCCAGGTCGTGTTCAAATAAATTGTAATGATGCAGATAGATTAGGAATTGAAGATGATGAACTAGTTAGAATTAGTTCAAGAAGAGGAAGTGTAATAACAAGAGCAACAGTAACTGACAGAGTTAAAGAAGGAGCAACATATATGACTTATCAGTGGTGGGTTGGAGCTTGTAATGAGCTTACAATAGCAAACTTAGACCCTATATCTAAAACACCAGAATACAAATATTGTGCTGTTAAACTTGAAAAACTTGATGACCAAGAGTTAGCAGAGAAATGTGTAAGAGAAGAATATCAAAGTCTTAAAGATAAAATGACTGCCACAAATGTTTAG
- the fdhD gene encoding formate dehydrogenase accessory sulfurtransferase FdhD, producing MENIYSKTKSQENSKGEVFENSYSLVDYEYMNSFKLEISKINEHDLSNEYEEIIAEYPLSFILNDKYINTFLCTPYNLKELVVGFLRTKGYIENKKDILDIEINDKERVTKVTIQERHKDEEEQIIFLNSLDYISCAPVESNIKINYDAIYSIMDKNLNSSELFKNTGGVHSVSIFDNDKKIVTCEDVARHNAMDKAIGFCVLNEISLKDKTVVVSGRISLEMILKAAMTQIPIVISKSAPTNLSIELSKKLNITLIGFVRGRRMNIYANSQRVIKK from the coding sequence ATGGAGAATATATACTCAAAAACTAAGTCCCAAGAAAATAGTAAAGGTGAAGTTTTTGAAAACAGTTATAGTTTAGTAGATTATGAATACATGAATTCTTTTAAATTAGAAATAAGCAAAATAAATGAACATGATTTATCAAATGAATATGAAGAAATAATTGCAGAATATCCACTTAGCTTTATTTTAAATGATAAATACATAAATACATTTTTATGTACACCATATAATTTAAAAGAGCTTGTAGTTGGTTTTTTGAGAACAAAGGGATATATAGAAAATAAAAAAGACATATTAGATATAGAAATAAATGATAAGGAACGTGTTACAAAAGTAACTATTCAAGAGAGACATAAGGATGAAGAGGAACAAATTATATTTTTAAACTCACTAGACTATATAAGTTGTGCTCCTGTAGAGAGTAATATAAAAATAAATTATGATGCGATTTACAGTATAATGGATAAAAACTTAAATTCGTCAGAATTATTTAAAAATACAGGTGGAGTACATAGTGTATCCATATTTGATAATGATAAAAAAATAGTGACCTGTGAAGATGTAGCAAGGCATAACGCAATGGATAAAGCAATAGGGTTTTGTGTTTTAAATGAAATATCACTAAAAGATAAAACTGTAGTTGTAAGTGGGAGAATATCTTTAGAGATGATACTAAAGGCAGCTATGACTCAAATTCCTATTGTAATATCAAAATCAGCACCAACTAATTTATCAATAGAGCTTTCTAAAAAATTAAATATAACTCTTATTGGATTTGTAAGAGGAAGACGAATGAATATCTATGCAAATTCACAGAGAGTTATCAAAAAGTGA
- a CDS encoding 4Fe-4S dicluster domain-containing protein translates to MNNKIGSFVIADPSKCTGCRSCEVACFTMHNQHNNVGYTVGTVDIPVIPRLYLVKGDTFCMPIQCRHCEDAPCLNSCPQKAINKENNVMFVNEEKCIGCKTCLLACPFGAIDLLPQYKDGKEVEQVILEENKKIAYKCDLCKDNEKIACISACPQDALKLVTPIDDKKAKNRQAALSLLLTNK, encoded by the coding sequence ATGAATAATAAAATAGGCTCTTTTGTAATAGCAGACCCAAGTAAATGTACAGGTTGCAGATCTTGTGAAGTAGCTTGTTTTACAATGCATAACCAACATAATAATGTAGGATATACGGTTGGGACAGTTGACATACCAGTTATACCTAGACTCTATTTAGTAAAAGGTGATACTTTCTGTATGCCAATACAATGTAGACATTGCGAAGATGCTCCTTGTCTAAATTCATGTCCACAAAAAGCTATAAACAAAGAGAACAATGTCATGTTTGTTAATGAAGAAAAGTGTATAGGGTGTAAAACTTGTCTCCTAGCATGTCCTTTTGGAGCTATAGATTTACTTCCACAATATAAAGATGGTAAAGAAGTAGAACAAGTAATTTTGGAAGAAAATAAAAAAATAGCGTATAAGTGCGATTTATGTAAAGACAATGAAAAAATAGCTTGTATAAGCGCATGTCCTCAAGATGCATTAAAACTTGTTACTCCAATAGATGACAAAAAAGCTAAGAATAGACAAGCTGCACTTAGTTTATTGTTGACAAATAAATAA
- a CDS encoding iron hydrogenase small subunit codes for MIINIDKDLCTGCRECSKVCPVNAIEGEEGKPQEINPDRCVMCGQCVQTCKSYASVIDEGFEFLKDKKQERKIPESINEPIFAAHNVCDVDRVKKALSDPDVFTMVQCAPAVRVALGEDFGYYLGYLGAGKMAAALRALKFDRVYDTNFAADLTIMEEGSELIKRVTEGGTLPMFTSCCPAWVKFMEKNYPKLTNHLSSCKSPQQMGGVIFKTYGAEINNVDASKIFSVSIMPCTCKKYECDREEMDSSGYRDVDVVLTTRELAYLIKDMGIDFKNLREEKFDSPLGSYSGAGTIFGVTGGVMEAAIRTGYELITGESIPNVEVKQVRGESGFRKSTIKVGDLDLRVGVVSGLQNVIPVLEDLEKGKLDIDFIEVMTCPVGCVSGGGQPKILLEEYKELAYENRTKATYVHDEHLAIRKSHENSDIKKLYDEYLVEPLGEKSHHLLHTTYCIGKEVAK; via the coding sequence ATGATAATAAATATAGATAAAGATTTATGTACTGGATGCAGAGAATGTTCAAAGGTATGTCCAGTAAATGCTATTGAGGGGGAAGAAGGAAAACCACAAGAGATAAACCCAGATAGATGTGTTATGTGTGGTCAATGTGTTCAAACTTGTAAATCGTATGCTTCAGTTATAGATGAAGGATTTGAGTTTTTGAAAGATAAAAAACAAGAACGAAAAATACCAGAATCAATAAATGAACCTATATTCGCAGCACATAATGTATGCGATGTAGATAGGGTAAAAAAAGCTTTAAGTGACCCAGATGTATTTACTATGGTTCAATGTGCACCAGCAGTTAGAGTAGCTTTGGGAGAGGATTTTGGATACTATCTAGGATATTTAGGTGCTGGAAAAATGGCAGCAGCGCTTAGAGCATTAAAATTTGATAGAGTTTATGATACTAATTTCGCAGCTGATTTAACTATAATGGAAGAAGGTAGTGAGTTAATTAAGAGGGTTACAGAAGGTGGAACTCTTCCAATGTTTACATCTTGTTGTCCAGCTTGGGTTAAATTTATGGAAAAAAATTATCCTAAGTTAACTAATCACTTATCTTCTTGTAAATCACCTCAACAGATGGGTGGCGTAATATTTAAGACATATGGCGCAGAAATAAATAATGTGGATGCATCTAAAATATTTAGTGTTTCTATAATGCCATGCACATGTAAAAAGTATGAATGTGATAGAGAAGAGATGGATTCTAGTGGATATAGAGATGTAGATGTAGTGTTAACTACTAGAGAACTAGCTTACCTAATAAAAGACATGGGAATTGATTTTAAAAATTTAAGAGAAGAAAAGTTTGACAGCCCTTTAGGTAGTTACAGTGGAGCTGGAACTATATTTGGTGTTACTGGTGGAGTTATGGAAGCAGCTATAAGAACAGGTTATGAGCTTATAACTGGAGAAAGCATACCTAATGTAGAAGTAAAACAAGTACGAGGAGAAAGTGGTTTTAGAAAATCAACTATTAAGGTAGGAGATTTAGACTTAAGAGTTGGTGTAGTAAGTGGACTGCAAAATGTAATACCAGTACTTGAAGATTTAGAAAAAGGAAAGTTGGATATAGATTTTATAGAGGTTATGACTTGTCCTGTTGGATGTGTAAGTGGTGGAGGTCAGCCAAAAATTTTACTAGAAGAATATAAAGAATTAGCCTATGAAAATAGAACAAAAGCAACATATGTGCATGATGAACACTTGGCAATTAGAAAATCTCATGAAAATTCTGACATTAAAAAATTATATGATGAATATCTAGTGGAGCCATTAGGAGAAAAATCTCATCATTTATTACACACTACATACTGTATAGGAAAGGAAGTGGCTAAGTAA
- a CDS encoding 4Fe-4S dicluster domain-containing protein, translated as MNYFVIADPDKCIGCRTCMIGCVVAHSDEDIFYKSPDEINFNPKLSVIKTKEVSAPIQCRHCEDAPCAKACPNGGIVRVGNTIKINEENCIGCKTCMLACPIGAIDIVTLKDIDKGKLCFRERMTANKCDFCIDSPEGPACVNVCPTKAFTIVKDEDIDNTVKNKRKLAIL; from the coding sequence ATGAATTATTTTGTTATAGCAGACCCTGATAAGTGCATAGGATGTAGAACTTGTATGATAGGATGTGTGGTTGCACATTCAGATGAAGATATTTTTTACAAAAGTCCAGACGAGATAAACTTTAATCCAAAACTTTCTGTCATAAAAACAAAGGAAGTTAGTGCTCCAATACAATGTAGACATTGTGAGGATGCTCCTTGTGCAAAGGCCTGTCCAAATGGTGGTATAGTTAGGGTGGGTAATACAATAAAAATAAATGAAGAAAATTGTATAGGATGTAAGACTTGTATGCTGGCATGTCCTATAGGAGCAATAGATATAGTTACACTAAAAGATATAGACAAAGGAAAGCTTTGCTTTAGAGAAAGAATGACAGCAAACAAATGTGATTTTTGCATAGATTCACCAGAAGGACCAGCATGTGTAAATGTATGTCCAACAAAAGCATTTACTATAGTTAAAGATGAGGATATAGATAATACTGTTAAAAATAAAAGAAAGTTAGCTATATTATAA
- a CDS encoding conjugated bile salt MFS transporter: MKTLLNKNFSIKNFSSAWIIVLGCMLIQAIPFSIVASIQPQFISYVVEGEGFRLASFSLIFTFGTIASAIASPFIGKLFSKVNVKILYLLGCIISSIGFATFSICTELWQFYTVSCIVQIGATIISAIGIPILISAWFDEKSKGKAMGFAFAGGSIGSIFLQQLVVRSLASQGYSRSYLTFGIVALIVGIPVTLFMLKMPKDTNEKINSKIKNDETPNKISPSVWGYTLKEAKKNKYFWIMTIGFAFVGIYVSSLSVQYPTYLRNYINPILIGTVGSTFALFALIGNLFGGLLFDKFGQIKPLIISFIFVLIATLSLLFVDKSSNLAFVFAILKGLSVFAYMIGPAYLTGAFFGQKEFGSIFGIVQLIFAIGFALGSTLFGLLVDNFGYKFSWSIIILSVIVAYALLITASMGMTKLNKKRLDKLAQ, encoded by the coding sequence ATGAAGACACTACTAAACAAAAATTTTAGCATTAAAAACTTTTCATCTGCTTGGATTATAGTACTTGGTTGCATGTTGATACAAGCTATACCATTTAGTATTGTAGCAAGTATACAGCCTCAGTTTATAAGTTATGTTGTAGAAGGAGAAGGTTTTAGATTAGCATCTTTTTCTCTAATATTTACTTTTGGTACTATTGCTTCAGCAATTGCTTCACCATTTATAGGTAAATTATTTTCCAAGGTCAATGTTAAGATATTATATTTATTAGGCTGTATAATTTCTAGCATTGGTTTTGCTACATTTTCTATATGTACTGAACTATGGCAATTTTATACAGTATCATGCATCGTACAAATTGGAGCTACAATTATATCTGCGATAGGAATACCAATTTTAATAAGTGCTTGGTTTGATGAAAAAAGTAAAGGAAAAGCTATGGGCTTTGCTTTTGCTGGTGGCTCTATTGGTAGTATATTTCTACAACAACTTGTAGTTCGTTCATTAGCATCTCAAGGATATAGCCGTTCTTATCTAACATTTGGAATTGTAGCACTAATAGTTGGTATACCTGTGACATTATTTATGCTTAAAATGCCTAAAGATACTAATGAGAAAATAAACTCTAAAATAAAAAATGATGAAACACCTAATAAAATATCCCCTTCAGTATGGGGTTATACGTTAAAAGAGGCTAAAAAGAATAAATATTTTTGGATTATGACAATTGGATTTGCTTTTGTAGGTATATATGTTTCATCATTATCTGTACAATATCCGACCTACCTTAGAAATTATATAAATCCAATTTTAATAGGAACAGTAGGTTCCACTTTTGCATTATTTGCTCTTATTGGTAATTTATTTGGAGGATTATTGTTTGATAAATTTGGTCAAATAAAACCACTGATTATATCTTTTATATTTGTACTTATAGCTACTTTATCATTACTATTTGTCGATAAATCTTCTAATCTTGCATTTGTATTTGCTATTTTAAAGGGTCTTTCTGTATTTGCTTATATGATAGGACCTGCTTATTTAACTGGTGCTTTTTTTGGTCAAAAGGAGTTTGGCAGTATTTTTGGAATTGTTCAGTTAATTTTTGCAATTGGATTTGCACTTGGTTCAACATTATTTGGATTACTCGTTGATAATTTTGGCTATAAATTCTCTTGGTCTATTATAATTTTATCAGTTATAGTCGCCTATGCTTTACTTATCACAGCTTCTATGGGAATGACAAAGTTAAATAAGAAAAGGTTAGATAAATTGGCACAATAA
- a CDS encoding DUF3783 domain-containing protein — MSFEKINNNNLDKIHSRKCIMFVNFNQKELSLIKNVSNFAGIRDHIILSDKNGENIVRDILDGNISSECDNGIKSKSVIFNNISSTQVNAFLEGLKKVRINRPFTAMVTETSIDWTLNNLIENLVQERNAMSSGKTIEHK, encoded by the coding sequence ATGTCATTTGAAAAAATAAATAATAATAATCTAGATAAAATACACAGCAGGAAATGTATTATGTTTGTAAATTTTAATCAAAAAGAATTATCATTAATTAAAAATGTTAGTAATTTTGCTGGAATAAGAGACCATATCATTTTAAGTGATAAAAATGGTGAAAACATAGTAAGAGATATTTTGGATGGGAATATATCAAGTGAATGTGATAATGGAATTAAAAGTAAGTCTGTAATATTTAATAATATTTCCAGCACACAAGTAAATGCATTTTTAGAAGGATTGAAAAAAGTAAGAATAAATAGACCTTTTACAGCAATGGTAACAGAGACATCTATTGATTGGACATTAAATAATTTAATAGAAAATTTAGTTCAAGAACGCAATGCTATGTCTTCAGGAAAAACAATTGAGCATAAGTAA
- a CDS encoding phosphoglycerate dehydrogenase: protein MKVLFTINYGEEKFKKINELGYDVIHYSEDSIENNEDVNTADVLVTYNPFDRLDISKMENLKYIQTTSVGIDQIPKEDVLKRDIKIANNRGGYSIPIGESIVMYILEIYKNSAKFFKQQKNKEWKMDFSVSELYGQRVGFLGTGTISSEAAKRLKAFGVEIWGVNTDGSNKKYFDKCFSTEDMDVVFKECDIIVVAMPSTKSTDGIVNKDMFNLMKEGSVFINVGRGNTINQKDLEDCVEKFRGVALDVFESEPLSKDNKLWELENVIVTPHNSWVSDKNKERTFNMVYNNLKHYIIENKPVDNVVDISKGY, encoded by the coding sequence ATGAAAGTATTATTTACAATAAATTATGGAGAAGAAAAATTTAAAAAAATAAATGAATTAGGATATGATGTTATACATTATTCTGAAGATAGTATAGAAAATAATGAAGATGTAAACACTGCAGATGTGCTAGTTACATATAATCCTTTTGACAGACTAGATATTTCCAAAATGGAAAATTTAAAATATATACAAACAACAAGTGTAGGTATAGACCAAATACCAAAAGAAGATGTGTTAAAAAGAGATATCAAAATAGCTAACAATAGAGGCGGGTATAGTATACCTATTGGTGAAAGCATTGTTATGTATATTTTAGAAATTTATAAAAATAGTGCAAAATTTTTTAAACAACAGAAAAATAAAGAATGGAAAATGGATTTTTCTGTATCAGAATTATATGGTCAAAGGGTTGGATTTCTTGGAACAGGAACTATATCATCAGAAGCAGCTAAAAGGTTAAAGGCCTTTGGTGTAGAAATATGGGGAGTCAATACTGATGGAAGTAATAAAAAATACTTTGACAAGTGTTTTTCTACTGAAGATATGGATGTTGTATTTAAGGAATGTGACATAATAGTCGTAGCAATGCCTTCTACAAAGAGTACAGACGGAATAGTAAATAAAGATATGTTTAATCTTATGAAAGAAGGTTCTGTATTTATTAATGTAGGTAGAGGAAACACCATTAATCAGAAAGATTTAGAAGATTGTGTAGAGAAGTTTAGAGGTGTAGCGTTAGATGTATTTGAAAGTGAGCCTTTAAGTAAAGATAATAAACTATGGGAGCTTGAAAATGTTATAGTAACTCCTCATAACTCTTGGGTGTCTGATAAAAATAAAGAGAGAACATTTAATATGGTCTATAATAATTTAAAACATTATATAATAGAAAATAAACCTGTAGATAATGTTGTAGATATATCAAAAGGTTATTAA
- the ligA gene encoding NAD-dependent DNA ligase LigA, with protein MSVKNEINKLIEQINYHNERYYNQDSPEISDYEYDKLMKELISLEEQNPELKRVDSPTNRVGGKPLDKFNQIVHKTPMLSLSNAFSEQDLRDFDKRVQDYVGDNVEYVVEFKIDGLSVGLTYDNGAFEKGATRGDGIVGEDISQNLMTVKSIPLKIDEKKELIVRGEVYISKDNFRKVNEQQEEQEQPLFANPRNLAAGSLRQLDSKLTAKRPLDIFVFNMENIEDYDLKSHSESLEYLEKLGFSVSQNYKVCKNIDEVIEHIEHWTENRGNLEYEIDGMVIKVNNIKQREEMGYTAKSPRWAIAYKFPAEKKKTKIVDIIVEVGRTGTITPSAVLEPVRLAGTTVSRATLHNEDYIKEKDIKINDTVLVQKAGDIIPQVLEVIKEARTGEEVDFKMPEKCPVCSEPTVRLEGEAAVKCINMSCPAQIRRGIIHFVSRDAMNIDGLGESIITLLLNEKIIQDVSDLYYIKQEDVVDLERMGEKSADNLINSIEKSKENDLWRLINGLGIKFIGVKAAKILASKFKDLDDVISATIEQLEDLEEFGSIMANSVVEFFKEDKNINVIEKLKSVGVNTKSLENTGETVERIFEGMKIVLTGTLPTLKRNDAKDMIEKRGGKATSSVSKSTTFVLAGEEAGSKLTKANDLGIKVIDEERFLELLTLLSKDEVKAVLEG; from the coding sequence GTGAGCGTTAAAAATGAAATTAATAAACTTATAGAACAAATAAACTATCATAATGAAAGGTATTATAACCAAGATAGCCCAGAAATATCGGACTACGAATATGACAAGCTAATGAAAGAACTAATATCTTTGGAAGAACAAAATCCAGAACTAAAGAGAGTTGATTCTCCAACAAATAGAGTAGGAGGTAAGCCATTAGATAAATTTAATCAAATTGTACATAAAACTCCTATGCTAAGTTTATCAAATGCTTTTTCAGAACAAGATTTGAGAGATTTTGATAAGAGAGTTCAAGATTATGTGGGAGACAATGTTGAATACGTTGTTGAATTTAAAATAGATGGGCTTTCAGTAGGTCTTACCTATGATAATGGAGCGTTTGAAAAAGGAGCAACTAGAGGTGATGGGATTGTGGGAGAAGATATTTCTCAAAATTTAATGACGGTCAAAAGCATACCTCTTAAAATAGATGAAAAAAAAGAGTTAATAGTTAGAGGAGAAGTCTATATATCAAAAGATAACTTTAGAAAAGTGAATGAACAACAAGAAGAACAGGAACAACCACTATTTGCTAATCCAAGAAATCTTGCAGCAGGTTCATTAAGACAATTAGACTCAAAATTAACTGCAAAGAGACCACTAGATATATTTGTATTCAATATGGAAAATATAGAAGATTATGACTTAAAAAGTCACAGCGAATCCTTAGAATATTTAGAAAAGCTAGGCTTTTCAGTAAGTCAAAATTATAAAGTTTGTAAAAATATAGATGAAGTTATCGAACATATTGAACATTGGACAGAAAATAGAGGTAATTTAGAATACGAGATAGATGGAATGGTAATAAAAGTAAATAATATAAAACAAAGGGAAGAGATGGGATATACGGCAAAGAGCCCAAGATGGGCAATTGCATATAAATTTCCAGCAGAAAAGAAAAAAACTAAAATAGTAGATATAATAGTAGAAGTTGGAAGAACTGGTACAATAACACCATCAGCAGTACTTGAACCAGTTAGACTTGCTGGTACTACTGTAAGTAGAGCAACACTTCATAATGAAGACTATATAAAAGAGAAGGACATAAAAATAAATGATACAGTATTGGTTCAAAAAGCAGGAGATATAATACCTCAAGTTTTAGAAGTTATAAAAGAAGCTCGTACTGGGGAGGAAGTAGATTTTAAAATGCCAGAAAAATGCCCTGTTTGTTCAGAACCAACAGTAAGATTAGAAGGAGAAGCTGCTGTAAAGTGTATAAATATGTCTTGTCCAGCTCAAATAAGAAGGGGAATTATACATTTTGTATCAAGAGACGCGATGAATATAGATGGTTTAGGAGAATCTATAATTACATTGTTGCTAAATGAAAAAATAATTCAAGATGTGTCTGATTTATATTATATAAAACAGGAAGATGTAGTTGATTTAGAAAGAATGGGTGAAAAATCTGCTGATAATTTAATAAATTCAATAGAAAAGTCAAAAGAAAATGATTTATGGAGACTTATAAATGGTTTAGGAATTAAATTTATAGGCGTTAAGGCAGCTAAGATACTTGCTTCAAAATTTAAAGATTTAGATGATGTGATTTCTGCAACAATTGAGCAATTAGAAGATTTAGAGGAATTTGGGAGTATAATGGCAAATAGTGTTGTTGAGTTTTTTAAGGAAGATAAAAATATAAATGTCATAGAAAAACTAAAAAGTGTAGGAGTAAATACAAAATCATTAGAAAATACAGGTGAAACAGTAGAAAGAATATTTGAAGGAATGAAAATAGTATTGACTGGTACACTTCCCACATTAAAAAGAAATGATGCAAAAGATATGATAGAAAAAAGAGGTGGAAAAGCTACATCTAGTGTAAGTAAATCGACAACTTTTGTTTTAGCTGGAGAAGAAGCTGGCTCTAAACTTACAAAAGCAAATGATTTAGGAATTAAAGTTATAGATGAAGAGAGATTTTTAGAATTATTAACTTTATTATCGAAAGATGAAGTAAAAGCTGTATTAGAGGGCTAA